A genomic stretch from Armatimonadia bacterium includes:
- a CDS encoding carbohydrate binding family 9 domain-containing protein, whose translation MRGSGLILLSALVLVTAIPTMAAPLTVTAIKTAAAPVLDGNLDDAVWQQGQWYSNFTLLGEGMKPATAQTRFKVAFDQHNLYFGVELLEPQMDKLVARETQRDGRVHSDDVLEIMVVPNSARLEYYHFSVNPLGTQYDAELRQGGNVRTTEWDGNWEAKVAKGPQAWTVEVALPFVELGLTGASRGDWALNVARERQAGTQELSSFTEGRGGFHQPNLYATLKLPGADLSPYLWTMRPPYETSFQMEENELLYLGKIHLTNDTGRFRFLRLKPELHYARAGHTSGKSITLGLDAGQSREISFSVPVREQGSALLRFLLSDRANPAEVLYVKQVPLTLNYTPLAIDITRPNYRDCIYATQKLDRVEFTVTSALSPQSLEGKQLQAVLLPAKAEGEPRPVAQATPASAAPQVKLSLPADKLAVGDYTLLVTLMDKSGQVVHSAQKTLSKLPPAPNGHEWRFDENNVLLHNGEPYLPFGWFSQDIGTWDPKEGYTALQSYSREYFTDDVVRAWMDPIAAQGTYVTFSPYSPAFMNRGEDLKRPLNDKEREALTARVKALKDHPALLAWYMADEPELVPVLPQRSQEIYETVRAADPYHPCIMLNDTLQGIYRYERGGDVLMPDPYPCFLKNGLAAAPIEKTSNFMETIKDATGGRKPAWVTPQGFNYGDYGRAGNRGPNLTELRNQTYQAVVHGAKGFLWYTYSQYRNYPDLYLGMPFVAREIADLKAAVLAQDVPQAVTVKAPKAEHMHVSLRKVGDELTLFAVNTATEPQEVTFSVKGAPANLFVVSEGRKVSLAGGSFTDKFGIYASHLYSTREALAGREQVSTAQAAIDQANAARRKPGNLAFEDYDTRVVVSSGAQYGNEPDRVLDGVTQGMGWLSKDPKKLGEWLQVIWPAEQSIGRVVAYSTSILEAEVQVPAGEGQWKTVGKLSGQPLTAAFEPVKTTTLRILVTALQPDKTQSNLQEVEAYAK comes from the coding sequence ATGCGCGGCTCAGGACTGATTCTTCTCTCGGCTCTGGTTCTCGTCACAGCGATACCGACCATGGCGGCCCCACTGACGGTGACGGCCATCAAGACTGCTGCTGCGCCGGTCCTCGACGGCAACCTCGACGATGCGGTCTGGCAGCAGGGCCAGTGGTACAGCAACTTCACGCTGCTTGGTGAGGGCATGAAGCCCGCGACCGCGCAGACCCGCTTCAAGGTCGCTTTCGACCAGCACAACCTGTACTTTGGCGTCGAGCTTCTTGAGCCGCAGATGGACAAGCTCGTGGCACGCGAGACTCAGCGTGACGGTCGCGTCCACAGCGATGATGTCCTCGAGATCATGGTGGTGCCGAACAGCGCCCGCCTCGAGTACTACCACTTCTCCGTGAACCCTCTGGGGACGCAGTACGACGCCGAACTGCGACAGGGAGGCAACGTGCGCACCACCGAATGGGACGGGAATTGGGAGGCCAAGGTCGCCAAAGGCCCGCAGGCGTGGACGGTCGAGGTCGCCCTCCCCTTCGTTGAGCTGGGCCTGACCGGCGCCTCCAGGGGAGACTGGGCCCTGAACGTGGCTCGCGAGCGCCAGGCAGGTACCCAGGAACTCTCCAGCTTCACCGAGGGACGTGGCGGCTTCCACCAGCCGAATCTGTACGCCACGCTGAAGCTCCCCGGCGCGGATCTCAGCCCCTACCTGTGGACCATGCGCCCGCCCTATGAGACAAGCTTCCAGATGGAGGAAAACGAACTTCTGTACCTGGGCAAGATCCACCTGACGAACGACACGGGCCGCTTCCGCTTCCTCAGGCTCAAGCCTGAGTTGCACTACGCCAGGGCCGGACATACCTCCGGGAAGTCCATCACCCTGGGCCTCGACGCCGGGCAGTCTCGCGAGATCAGCTTCAGTGTGCCGGTGCGCGAGCAGGGCAGCGCACTGCTGCGCTTCCTCCTCAGCGACCGGGCCAACCCGGCCGAGGTCCTCTACGTCAAGCAGGTTCCGCTGACGCTGAACTACACGCCGCTGGCCATCGACATCACCCGACCGAACTACCGGGACTGCATCTACGCCACCCAGAAGCTGGATCGCGTGGAGTTCACGGTGACTTCGGCTCTGTCGCCGCAGTCTCTGGAGGGCAAGCAGCTTCAGGCCGTCCTGCTGCCTGCGAAGGCAGAGGGTGAACCCCGTCCGGTGGCCCAGGCGACTCCGGCGTCCGCTGCGCCGCAGGTCAAGCTCAGCCTTCCCGCCGACAAGCTGGCCGTCGGCGACTACACGCTTCTCGTCACCCTGATGGACAAGAGCGGGCAGGTCGTACACAGCGCCCAGAAGACGCTGAGCAAGCTTCCCCCGGCGCCCAACGGTCACGAGTGGCGCTTCGATGAGAACAACGTGCTCCTGCACAACGGCGAGCCCTATCTGCCCTTCGGGTGGTTCAGCCAGGACATCGGGACGTGGGACCCGAAGGAGGGCTACACGGCACTCCAGAGCTACAGCCGGGAGTACTTCACGGACGACGTCGTCCGGGCGTGGATGGATCCGATCGCCGCGCAGGGCACCTACGTGACCTTCTCGCCGTACAGCCCGGCCTTCATGAACCGGGGCGAGGACCTGAAGCGTCCGCTCAATGACAAGGAACGGGAGGCCCTGACAGCTCGTGTGAAGGCGCTGAAGGACCACCCGGCGCTCCTTGCCTGGTACATGGCCGACGAACCCGAGCTTGTGCCGGTCCTGCCCCAGCGCTCGCAGGAGATCTACGAGACGGTACGCGCAGCCGATCCGTACCATCCCTGCATCATGCTCAATGACACCCTGCAGGGCATCTATCGCTACGAGCGTGGCGGCGATGTGTTGATGCCCGACCCCTATCCTTGCTTCCTCAAGAACGGCCTCGCCGCGGCGCCGATCGAGAAGACCAGCAACTTCATGGAGACCATCAAGGACGCCACCGGCGGTCGCAAGCCCGCCTGGGTCACTCCGCAGGGCTTCAACTACGGCGACTATGGCCGCGCCGGGAACCGTGGGCCGAACCTCACGGAGCTGCGCAACCAGACCTACCAGGCCGTCGTCCATGGCGCCAAGGGCTTCCTGTGGTACACCTACAGCCAGTACCGCAACTATCCCGACCTGTACCTGGGCATGCCCTTCGTGGCACGTGAAATCGCGGACCTCAAGGCAGCGGTGCTTGCCCAGGACGTCCCGCAGGCCGTGACCGTGAAGGCCCCTAAGGCCGAACACATGCACGTGAGTCTGCGCAAGGTCGGTGACGAGCTCACCCTCTTCGCCGTCAACACCGCTACCGAGCCTCAGGAAGTAACCTTCTCCGTGAAGGGCGCTCCGGCGAACCTCTTCGTCGTCTCCGAGGGTCGCAAGGTGAGCCTCGCCGGAGGAAGCTTCACCGACAAGTTCGGCATCTACGCCTCGCACCTGTACTCAACTCGCGAGGCCCTTGCCGGGCGTGAGCAGGTCTCGACGGCCCAGGCTGCCATCGACCAAGCCAACGCCGCACGCCGCAAGCCCGGCAACCTGGCCTTCGAGGACTACGACACGCGCGTCGTCGTCTCCAGCGGCGCCCAGTATGGCAACGAGCCCGATCGCGTCCTCGATGGTGTCACCCAGGGCATGGGTTGGCTCTCGAAGGACCCGAAGAAGCTTGGTGAGTGGCTCCAGGTGATCTGGCCCGCCGAACAGAGCATCGGACGCGTCGTCGCCTACAGCACGAGCATCCTGGAGGCCGAGGTCCAGGTGCCTGCCGGTGAGGGTCAGTGGAAGACCGTCGGCAAGCTCTCCGGCCAGCCCCTCACGGCAGCCTTCGAGCCCGTGAAGACGACCACTTTGCGGATACTGGTCACCGCGCTGCA